The DNA segment CAGTTCTCATCAAGCTGTACCATCATTTTGAGAAACACCCCTTCCAGGGGCTGTTAAGTGAAAATCACACTGAACACTGAAAACAACAGTATTCCATTAAcacgaacacaaactttgcatcaaACACTTATACCAAGAacagtttttttttcttatagCTCTCGAAGTCGTAATTCAGCTTAAGTAACAAAGTAAACTCCGTTTTATATATAAAAAGGTTGATAACTTCTTTCTCAGCTACTTATCCACTCGCCCGTTTCATTATAAGCCAAAGCATTATTCTTCATAAAGATTAAACTATATGTTTTGTGCAAACAATTATTGACACGACAGATAATACTAGGACCAGATATCTTAACAACTTTAGATCACGCTTGGAAAGGATATCTTAACAACAGAAAATATTTCAGCGAGCTAAACAAGCCAAGCTATAAACTTTTTTTTATAACCGAAAAATCCCCGAGGGCCAATGGTGCACAGGCTTTTATCTGAGGTAGGGTTTGAACACCCAAGCTATAAACTTTAATAAAaactttaataaataaataattaaaccCTCCTTCAACAAAGGTAGAAAACACACAAACCCAAAATTACCAGAAAACAACAACTTGCGGTACAAAAGCTGAAATCtttaattaatcaatcaatcaactacacCTCAATTCCGAATTAGTTGGGTCAGCTATACAAATACTCCGTATCACTTCTTCGTTATCTGGGCCTAGAACTGACTATATTTGCGAAACTCACATACACAGTGAAAAAAGTTGAGATCTTGAAGTTTAAAAGTCATTTTTTTTCCAACAAAGCATCTGAGAGTTAAATACTGGAAGCAAAAGTGTTATAGAACAGGAAGGTTAGTTAAAGAAAAAGATTTTACCTGAGAGAGACGTCGAAGGGAGGCCGTGACACCGACCCAGGTGTGAGAGACGGAGCAAAAATGGAGAAGCTGGGAAACCTAGAAGAACTAGAAAAAAGGGGGATTTGCCATAGATTTCATGGGTAGTACCCGATAACCATATGGGTTAACGGGTTATTATTCTCTTTTTGGTTTTTCGATCAAGAAACGTAGTATTAATTATTTTCTTCTTGTACCGGGTAAGTTGGAAaactcttttttctctctctacctATTGTTAGCTTGGAGTACTATTCCCATATTATGGATCCCCCTCGGATTAAGCTATCACTTCCACCGGAACCCCCAGATAAGCACAGCCAAATGGAGATAGAATTACCTCTTCACTCCTATAAGGAAATGCTCTTGGACAAATCAGTGAGCAACCAAACTAATTACTATGAAATCTACCACCAACCAATTCCAGATCTGGATAAAGGGAAGTACATTGAGGGTTCAATTCCACTTTCACAAGATGAGAAAGAGCGTCTTTACTTTCTATGGCGTTACTCTGTAATCATCAAAGTTTTCAAGCGAAAGATACCTCATCATCTCCTCCGATCTAAACTAAACGACCTATGGAAGTTATCCGAACAGTTAATCTTGATTGACCTAGGGTGGGACTTCTACATAGTAAAATTTAGTTTAGAAGAAAGTATGGTCAAGGCTCTACACCTAGGCCCCTGGTTCATCTCTGGAAATTTCCTTTATGTACGTAAATGGGAACCAAAGTTTATTCCTCAAGAAGCCACTCTTACTTCTACTGCCATATGGATTCGGCTCCCTCAATTACCAACAGAGTTCTATGATCAGGATATCTTGGAGAAAGTTGGTAGGAAGCTGGGTAAACTTCTCAAGATAGACCAATACACATCCTCTAACCTAAGCGGAAGATATGACCGTATTTGTATTCAAGTTCCACTGAAAATCCCAGTAGAAACATCGGTAATAATAGGAGACCATAAGCAGGCTGTGATCTACGAAAGAGAGGGAACTCTATGCACCGTTTGTGGCAGAATAGGGCACACTGCACAAAATTGCAACTACAGGGCACCCACAACCACAACAACCCACGAACCACAGGAAGATCATCAAAAGAAAGTAGTCATTTCGGAGGAAAGTGAATGGAAAACTGTCACTTTCCCACGAAGGCGCAAGCATGGACAAGCAAAAGCAACAAACAAAAATGATGGTAGAATGAACAAACCACAACATGCTCCACAGACGGAAGAAATACAGGTAAATTTGTTCGATGCCAATTCAGGAAAAtttctccaaaactcaaactctTCGTTATAATTCAAAAAAACTAACCCCGCCCAAAATACCCAAAAGAGGCCCAATAGCCCAATGCAAAATAAAACCCCCACTGACACACAAGATATGCCCCAACAAGGTTAAAACACAGGCTCACGGGCACAACCCAGTACAGGTGCCAAAAGGAAAATGGGGCCAACTACTGACGACCCCACCAACCCCAATCATGAGCCTAGCGTCCAAGGGGCCTCTAGCCCAACTCCCAAGACTACAATCCTCAAGACTGGCAAAATACCCAATGGGGCCGATCCTCTTTCCCCAAACGGGTACTCCAACAAGGGCACCACTAACAGCCCAATTCCCCACCCAAACACACAAACCTACGTTTTCCCTACCAATATGCCTGAAACGACCTCTAATGGAGAAATATCAACAGTCACTAAAAACAATCGAGTGCCCTATCTGGTACACCCCCCCCACATTCCTTAACTTCACCCCACTTGTTACCCAAAGTAGCAAGACAAAGAAACACAAAAATGGCAAAAGAAACGCCACCAACCATCATCACCTCCCTACCACCACCACCGGACCACCAACCGGCCTCCTGGTTGGAGGTTGCTTTACAAGGCCAAGGACTCTCCTACAATTTCACCCTGGGCAATCAGAAGGTGACCCTGATAATGCAAAACCCAGCCCACCTATCCAGAGTCACGGTGGAAGCACTGAGCAAAGCACTGGCAGCCTTTAGACCTCTCATATGGTAATCGATGGTCAACAACGACAGCAACTCCCCATTAACGGACCCTCAAGCTCTCAACAACCACATTCTACAAAGCTTCCAATCACTGCCTTTCTTCCTAGATCTGATGAAAGAGGACCCAGCAGCGAAGCCGGTCTTCGCCATGATCGACCAGCCAACCCAAAACAAACCATCATCTTCGGATCCAAAAGGGAAGAGAAATTCCCCACCTCTTCAGAATATCCAGAAAGGAATCTCCGAAGCTCTAGAGATCCTCAAGAAGAAGAACGCCTCAGAAGAACAGGAAATACCTTATGTGACACAAAGAATGGACTCACTACTCCTGGACTCAGTGAGATCGATAGAGTTCAGCACGGAAACCAGCGAGATAGTGGTGGTACTATGCCCCAAAACAATGACCAAGTATGGAATGAGCCTAGTCTCAACCCAAACACATGGTCTGATGAAACCACTACTCAACCTAACTACAGTCCTAAGTCTCAAGAGGAAGTCCCCCCACCTCAAATGTCAGGTCTGCAAGGACCAAAGATCCCTCAATAGGGAACTCACCAACCACCCCCACCTCCAATGATGAACTACATCATATGGAATGTTAGGGGTGGAAACAATGCCGAGTTCAAACGGCACTGTTTAGAAATAGTAAAAATGCACAAGCCTGACATGTTTGTCCTGCTTGAAACGAAGATGGCAGACCACCAGACCCTAGCCCATCAACTTTAGTTCAATTTGATCATTCAGTCTCTGGTAGTAGGTCCATCTGGGGGTATAATGTTTATGTGGAAAGAGGAGTTCATGGCAGTCGAAGAAGTGGTAACTACACCTTAAGGCATTCATGCAATGGTGAAGGTAAGTCCAGACCACCCTCCATGGCTCTTCTCTGCAATTTATGCTAGCAATCTATTAGCAAATAGAAAACTCCTATGGGAGAACCTAATCACAATATCAAAAAACATAAAAACAATTTGGTTTATAGGCGGAGACTTAAATAAAGTCTTAAAGGCCAGGGACAAATTTGGGGGTAATCCCATAAACCTGAGCCGCAACAACCTGTTTTGGAACTGTATAAATGAGTGTAACCTCCTAGACCTAGGCTATAAAGGAAGTAAATACACTTGGACTAATAAAAGGTACAGTAACAAAACCTCTCTAATTCTAGAAATAATAGATAGATGCTTCGCAAATGAAGGCTGGATTCAACAGTACCCTGAAGCTATTGTACTTCACCTCCCTAGGACTCACTCAGACCATTGCCCATTACAAATTAAATTGGGAGGGCCTCCAAACAACAAACCAGTAAGTCCCTTCAGGTTTGAGTCAATGTGGGCTAGCCACCCTTCTTTCCCTAACATCATCAATAGGGCCTTCTCTGACCATTCCACCCTTCTCCAATCCACTGAAAGCTTCAAGACTCTAGTAACCAAGTGGAACCAGGAAGTCTTTGGAAACATCTTCCATCAAAAGAAGAGAATCCTGGCAAGAATCTCTGGAATTCAAAAATCTCCTAGCTACCAATTCAGTAGTTACCTGTTACACCTAGAAACAGAGCTAAATGCTGAACTCAACCTAATCCTCAAAAATGAAGAAGACTTTTGGAAACTTAAGTCTAGAATTAACTAGCTAAATGAGGGAGATGCTAGCACCAGATTCTTTCACACATCCACCCTCAATAGAAGAAGGAGAAACAGAATCCTCTCTCTTAAAGAAGAGAATGGGAATTGGCTTCATGACCAAAATGACATTCATTCAGCAATTGTGGGCTTATTTACTGATCTATACATAACATCCCACACTTAAGCCCATTGGGATCCCACATGCTATTCTACCATGGCACCCATCCTATCTCAAAGCCAAAGAGCTTTTATGGACAAACCTCTTCATGTGAGTGAGATTAGAAGGGCAGTCTTCTCCCATAAACCCTTCAAATCTCCTGGCCCTGATGGCCTCTACCCCTTCTTCTACCAAAAGTATTGGGATATAGTAGGGGACTCTGCCAAAATGCTTCTCTACAAGCTCTATATACAGCACCATGAACCAAACTCTATTGTGCCTAATCCCCAAATGCCCCTAAGCTTCAATGCTAAAAAACTTCAGGCTCATTGGACTTTGTAACACCATCAAGTCAGTCACAAAAATCATTATGAATAAGATAAAACCTATTAGGCCAAGCCAAGCAAGCTTTCTCTCTAACATGAGAGCCTGTGACAATGCCATCATTGTCCTAGAATATATTACTCACTTTAGAAAAATGAGGGGGAAGATTGGTAACATGATCCTAAAAATAGACCTAGAGAAGGCCTTTGATAGGCTGGAATGGTCCTTTATTAGAGACACTCTAGCTGCTTTCAACTTCCCCCAGGGCTTATCCAAACTCATcattgtcgcgccccttttttcctttttgcatcgaaaaatcgggtttatgatattttttggtgtaggacaactcattccttttaggaattgggttttgcatttgaaaagtcgccacctaataagttaaggtgcattaggacgcCTATAAAGTTCATttttaagtttgtttgataaccagagatggggtaagggcttgaaattatcctaaggggaaggtgttaggaacccctcaggatccactagtgtggttcccgagtttttgtgaatttgtacaattagcaaatagacaagtataggctcaagtaGTAGGGGATTTAGGTTTAAACATATAAGGGTTTGAAAGAACAATCAttaaaggcgaattttgaaatggagttacattttttacaaatacttgaaaatataaaaggggAGAcgagtcctaggtttatttataatatggatcacatcaatacgatacccggtatgacactcctcagaagaggggatacatgtggtattagcgcaccgatcatcatatcccatctacccttcccaccccgttaaggtattaaaacgcggattggtctcgacctctattgcatgttattacccgtcccACTCCTATCAGTTCCCGAGGAATTGAGGACTACTATTcttataagagggaggattttaggctgacttataggttttaaaggtaaaagactaaggcgacattcaaaatacataggactgcatattagggaAAAACATGTAAGCAACCaaaaggctcatatatacctcctcaagtAAAGCACATAAGTAGCATGACTCAAACAcatttagggtcagaatttaaaaaTACTAAGACAGGAGAAGTTTAGTTGTTGAAGCaaaccagtttattacataactcatataagaagtctgaatcaggcctgcctgctggttgtagcagttactaATTAACAGAGGCGGATTCAATTttgttgttatcacctaaggcttgcctaagtatgTTGGTGATATCCTATGATGTCTATTACTGATTCAAAATGTAGCAAAGTAGTAACAGTTTTATACGAGCGATTtggggatcctataggcatgttttctaaaccatattaataaaaggagtaggttgtttaagacttattcagaacagtacgagtcaaactgattttaaactagactggttttgagatcctataggcatgatccctattattgctgatttttaatccctatagacatgatatctagttgaacgAGAAACAAAGCAGACAGGATttacttgaaattcctataggcatgatttctatgagaaatactgatttttaaccttatgaacatgatgtctgattatagtcgtttagatcttataggcatggtgtctaagtgtggtaataaaacatgtagaatttaaaataggtcctataggcatgttatctagatatagaattaaaacatgcataatttaaagaaacaaatcctataggcatgttctctacccttctaatagctaaacatgcataattacccatcccTTTTGCACTAACCAGCCCCcaatatttattacaaattattacagaccaaacactgaattacatcagaacagtgtaaaacaagatgttacaaccataggaatcctgattcttgacttcctctctgagttatggaataaaccacctcaagcactacttgtttcaaagcctttctcagacctgggtgtgtcaaagttccctaacgGCCTCAaaggaccccgagcagtgcttacacccaggtttgcataaccagatagaggtGAGTGCAGTGTGGGAGggtcagcccttatgtgtccatgttcagagggagctcatgggtcccaaggctaGGCTCatacaagaggggcagaacctaagttcTAAGAGCGTAGTAGAAGTGCAGAAACAAAGATTTATTTTAAGACTGGATTGAGAGTAGTAAGGGGTAAGGGTGATTTGGaaacagtagtagtaaaacttAAATTATACAGAATCAGTAATTGCAGAAAGGGGGTCAGGGTTTTAGGAATACATTGCATGAAACATATGACCTAGGAAGGGTCGTGtgtggacatgcacaacaataaatGATGCTAGCATGCCTACAAACCAGccaaagaacacaaacacaaaTAGGGTATgcagggtttgggattcatacacatAGGGGAGCATTAATTAAAAAGGTCAGGGAACATATTTCACATGCTactaatgtaacttgattgcag comes from the Nicotiana sylvestris chromosome 4, ASM39365v2, whole genome shotgun sequence genome and includes:
- the LOC104239331 gene encoding uncharacterized protein codes for the protein MDPPRIKLSLPPEPPDKHSQMEIELPLHSYKEMLLDKSVSNQTNYYEIYHQPIPDLDKGKYIEGSIPLSQDEKERLYFLWRYSVIIKVFKRKIPHHLLRSKLNDLWKLSEQLILIDLGWDFYIVKFSLEESMVKALHLGPWFISGNFLYVRKWEPKFIPQEATLTSTAIWIRLPQLPTEFYDQDILEKVGRKLGKLLKIDQYTSSNLSGRYDRICIQVPLKIPVETSVIIGDHKQAVIYEREGTLCTVCGRIGHTAQNCNYRAPTTTTTHEPQEDHQKKVVISEESEWKTVTFPRRRKHGQAKATNKNDGRMNKPQHAPQTEEIQQLPINGPSSSQQPHSTKLPITAFLPRSDERGPSSEAGLRHDRPANPKQTIIFGSKREEKFPTSSEYPERNLRSSRDPQEEERLRRTGNTLCDTKNGLTTPGLSEIDRVQHGNQRDSGGTMPQNNDQVWNEPSLNPNTWSDETTTQPNYSPKSQEEVPPPQMSGLQGPKIPQ